Genomic window (Sulfurimonas sp.):
TACTATTTCGTTGTTTACTTCTTTTGCTACTCTTTGGTTTAGTGCGTTTTGATAGTAGATGATTTTAGTCTCTTTTTCTTGCTGTGCATCTTCATATACTGTTATTTGAGAATCTAGAAGTTTGGACTTGATTAGTCCTTTTTAATTTGAAGTTTGGCAGCTTACCCTTAGCTTTAATTGCTATCCTGTCCCCAGATTTACAGGAGAGTTAAAAAAAAATATTTATTTATAGCTTGGATATGATTCAATATTTAAAATTATTTTTTTACAAAAGTCATTTAAATTTTCAGGGCATGTATTGATTAAGTTACTCTTGACATTTTTTAGTTGAGTATCTAATAATGTTTCATCAATATGATAAATGACAAATTCTTTTAAACTTGAATTTAAATATAATAATTTTTGAGCTTCTTTATTCCAATTATGAATAAGTAAATTTGCACTTACTTCACTAAATCCTTCTGCTATAGAACCATCATCACAGTGGTAGTATTGTTCATAATAAGATTTAAATTGTATCCAATTTGATATTTTAGGTATTACTTCTTCAGCTACAATAGCCTCTTGTTTTGTACACTCCTTTGTACTGGCAAATATATCTAGTGAAAACATTGTGAATATTAAACTTAGAAAAAGTATGTATGTAAATTTAGTCATTATTTAACCTTTATTGATGTTAATGCATCTGTTTTATGTAATTCTAATAAATATTTTGTAGCCTTATTTGTAGTTCTTATACAACCTAGAGTTTTTGATGCTGGTCCTTTTCTACCAGAATGTACACCCATTCCAGAACGACCTTTTACAGTAAAAACAAAATTTCCATTTGAACCATATGGACCAGTTTTTTTACTTTCTGTATGAGCTTTATAATGAGAATATTTATACGTTCCATCTTTCCAAGGTCTAGTTTTGGAAGTAGTATTATTTTGAGCTGGAAAACTAATTATTTTTTCTCCTTCACTATTGTAAATTGTCAATGTTTTATTTTCTCTATTAAAAATTAATCCACTCAACCCCTCAGGATCCACAAACCCAACAGGATCCCCAAGTACATACCCATAAAGGTTAGCATCTCCACCCTCGAAGTCTATAGGGTCTTTAGCAGTCCACTTTCCTGTTTGTGGGTCGTACTCTCTGTATCCGAAGTGAACTAAGTTTGTGTCTCTGTCATGTAGTCCACCTGCGAAACCAAATAGTATTTTAAACTCTTTGTTTGTATCTTGGAGTATATTACCAAATGTATCATAAGTTATCTCTTTTATGATGTTATGGTTTTTGTCTGTTATGAGTTTTAATGTTCCTACTTGGTCGTAGTGTAGGTAGTATGTTTGGTTGTTCATTGTCATACTTGTTGGCATTCTGTTGTTTGTGTAGTTAAATCTTTGAGTTAAGTTATTGTCTTTATTGTAGATTGCTAGTAGAGTTGTCAGGTTTGCCCAGAGGTATTTTTCTACTATTTCGTTATTTACCTCTTTTGCTACTCTTTGGTTTAGTGCGTTTTGATAATAGATGATTTTAGTCTCTTTTTCTTGCTGTGCATCTTCATATACTGTTATTTGAGAATCTGGTGATATTGTACTTATATCATCTACTCTACCATTTCCTCTTATTAAGAAACCGTTTACTGAGATAAGTTCATTATCACCATCATACTCTTTTAAGTCAGCTTCTAAGTTTCTTGTAAATGTTTTCCATGAACCGTTATAGGCATCTGCTCCTAGTCCGTGATGTATATAAGTTCCGTTTTCATGCATACCTTTATCTGTATCACTTGCTGTATAGTAGATATATCTATGACCTTTTGTTGTTTGTATGCTTATATAGATTACAAAGCTATCACTATATTTCATACTCCACTGCAATGTTTTATCTGTAGTATTATTCCAAGAGTTAGGGTTTGTGTTCCCTGTATAGCCCATTCTATAACCATTACTTGTTCTAGCACCATTAAACTCTATGACATGACTCTGTTTATCTTCATCGTAGATGGTTGAGATAGATGCTCCAACTGGTGTTGAATCATATAGATGCCATTTATCACTTTGAGCTTTAGTGATGTTTACTCCTGTTAATGCTCCTAGTGTGTTGTAAGTGTAAGAAGTTGTTCCACTGTTTGGTGTTATTTTTTCTATAAGATAGCCATCTTCATTGTATCGGTATGTGTTGTTGTCATATACTTCTAGGTTGTCATCTAGTGTGTAACTTGCAGTTGTTGTTACTCCATTAACTGTAGCTTCTAGTCTATTACCATTTGCATTATAGCTATATGTTTCATTCTCGCTATATCCATTACTTAACAATCCTATATCATCAACCAGTCCAGACCCTCGGATAAGAAATGTCTCAACAGATAAAAGCTCATTATCACTCTCATACTCTTTCAAGTCAGCTTCTAAGTCTCTTGTAAATGTTTGCCATGAACCATTGGAACTATCTGTTCCTAATCCATGATGGATATAAGTTCCGTTTGCATGCATACCTTTGTCTGTGTTAGTGTTTGAATAGTAGATATATCTATGACCTTTTGTTGTTTGTGCTCCTATATATATTACAAAGCTTTCATTGTAGTTCATACTCCACTTTATAGATTTTTCTGTAGTATTACTCCAGCCACCAAATAAGTATCCATTACTAGTTGCTTCACCTTCTAGTTTTATGACTCTACTTTGTTTATCATCATCATATACATTAGAGATACTAGCATCTACTGGGTCATCATCGTATACTCTCCATCCTAGTGTATCTATATCTTGGGCATCTTCATAAGTAACTGACGCTATAGTGCCTGTTGAAGTTAATCTTCCTCTCTCATCATAAACATAACTATGTTCTATACTTTTATTGTTTTTAAAAGTCTCTATCTTTTTAATGATTTGGGCATTGCTATTTCTTACAAGCTCTATTTTAAAAGTATTATCTTCTTGACTTTTTAATTCACCATAGCCATTAAACTTAGTAGTTAAAGAGTAGTTATTATCAGATGTAGTTATTTTAGAGTTCTCATAGTCTCTGCTAATACCAAAGTCACCTGAAGTAGTTAGTTCATTATCTTTGTTATAGAGATAGTTTGTTGTAGTTCCTGCATAGGTAATACTACTAGGCAAGAAGTTATTATTGTAAGTGTATGAAAGAGTTGTGTTTAATACACCTGCTTGAATCATCTGTGTGAGTAGTTCTCCATCATAGCTAAAGTTAAAACTCTCATCTGCTCTGCTGATACTAGATGGATTGTTTTGGCAAGCGTAGTTGTAGTTTGTTGTGCCCTTTAGTGTTTGTATGCTTGATAATCTTCCATTTAGATATGTATAGTCTATATTTGCACCGCTTGGTCTGTTTACATTTGTGATTCTTTTTTGTTTATCATATGAGTAAGTTGTAGTTGCGTTTAGAGGTGAAGCCATCGAAGTTCGTTTATTTACTCCGTTATATCCA
Coding sequences:
- a CDS encoding RHS repeat-associated core domain-containing protein, which translates into the protein KKEYRCIKVDDEDTKRCRNIPVGSFVSPTSGIFHEDIELIGSEINLHYQSEYLNNKTIAHGWSLNLHHTLDADYIYLGSGTSLNIKDYKSQENNSTIVTLGDKSYIFDSNNNHTLTKDNYTDKTLYSFAYNSNNSLTSISDAFSNTTTINRDANNIVTSITTPHGQINSISIDANKDLINVTYEDSSNYKFVYENHLMLSEIEPNGNEFIHEFDDNGKVIKVTDAQQGIWSFSNSTNDTYNETIVNKASGDTTTYRDYFLADGSMVSKTIIASGDIFNTSSSIDGTSSTSDRCGVSTTLNYQTDKDPVTQKRVPSSITTQMPSGLSKTTNYSQTYIFDINNSLVKKESSVESNGAITTSIRDYNLSNETITSAQSRVSTISYNPETLLPTKVEIANLEPIVYIYDEQGRILNTQQGTRTISYTYDNRGNLSSVTDASNRVTNYSYDLKNRLVSITYPDNHTLNYSYDSNGNITTLTTPTPTEHTFGYNGVNKRTSMASPLNATTTYSYDKQKRITNVNRPSGANIDYTYLNGRLSSIQTLKGTTNYNYACQNNPSSISRADESFNFSYDGELLTQMIQAGVLNTTLSYTYNNNFLPSSITYAGTTTNYLYNKDNELTTSGDFGISRDYENSKITTSDNNYSLTTKFNGYGELKSQEDNTFKIELVRNSNAQIIKKIETFKNNKSIEHSYVYDERGRLTSTGTIASVTYEDAQDIDTLGWRVYDDDPVDASISNVYDDDKQSRVIKLEGEATSNGYLFGGWSNTTEKSIKWSMNYNESFVIYIGAQTTKGHRYIYYSNTNTDKGMHANGTYIHHGLGTDSSNGSWQTFTRDLEADLKEYESDNELLSVETFLIRGSGLVDDIGLLSNGYSENETYSYNANGNRLEATVNGVTTTASYTLDDNLEVYDNNTYRYNEDGYLIEKITPNSGTTSYTYNTLGALTGVNITKAQSDKWHLYDSTPVGASISTIYDEDKQSHVIEFNGARTSNGYRMGYTGNTNPNSWNNTTDKTLQWSMKYSDSFVIYISIQTTKGHRYIYYTASDTDKGMHENGTYIHHGLGADAYNGSWKTFTRNLEADLKEYDGDNELISVNGFLIRGNGRVDDISTISPDSQITVYEDAQQEKETKIIYYQNALNQRVAKEVNNEIVEKYLWANLTTLLAIYNKDNNLTQRFNYTNNRMPTSMTMNNQTYYLHYDQVGTLKLITDKNHNIIKEITYDTFGNILQDTNKEFKILFGFAGGLHDRDTNLVHFGYREYDPQTGKWTAKDPIDFEGGDANLYGYVLGDPVGFVDPEGLSGLIFNRENKTLTIYNSEGEKIISFPAQNNTTSKTRPWKDGTYKYSHYKAHTESKKTGPYGSNGNFVFTVKGRSGMGVHSGRKGPASKTLGCIRTTNKATKYLLELHKTDALTSIKVK